One window of Solwaraspora sp. WMMA2056 genomic DNA carries:
- a CDS encoding ATP/GTP-binding protein: MRTRRRPAPRPATRTAPIPVKIVIAGGFGVGKTTTVGAISEIAPLTTEAEMTAVSVGVDDPGTESGKTTTTVAMDFGCVTIDRSLKLYLFGTPGQTRFGFMWDDLARGALGALVVVDSSRLDDCYPAVDYFERAGLPFVVGVNTFNGRLSHSIDEVRWALATDQKVPIVAFDARDRLSVRDALLVVLDRALDRAVRSQPS, translated from the coding sequence ATGCGGACCCGGCGGCGGCCCGCGCCCCGGCCGGCGACCCGTACCGCGCCGATCCCGGTGAAGATCGTGATCGCGGGTGGCTTCGGCGTGGGCAAGACCACCACTGTCGGGGCGATCTCCGAGATCGCCCCGCTCACCACCGAGGCGGAGATGACCGCCGTCTCGGTCGGCGTGGACGACCCCGGTACGGAGTCCGGCAAGACCACCACCACGGTGGCAATGGACTTCGGATGTGTCACGATCGACCGGAGCCTGAAGCTCTACCTGTTCGGCACCCCGGGTCAGACCCGTTTCGGCTTCATGTGGGACGACCTGGCGCGGGGTGCACTCGGCGCACTGGTGGTGGTGGACAGCTCACGTCTGGACGACTGCTATCCGGCGGTCGACTACTTCGAACGGGCCGGGCTGCCGTTCGTGGTAGGAGTCAACACCTTCAACGGACGGCTGAGTCACAGCATCGACGAGGTCAGGTGGGCGTTGGCGACGGACCAGAAGGTCCCGATCGTCGCCTTCGACGCACGGGACCGGCTGTCGGTACGTGACGCCCTGCTGGTGGTTCTTGACCGGGCTCTGGACCGCGCGGTAAGGAGTCAGCCATCCTGA
- a CDS encoding trehalase family glycosidase, translated as MSIIDTTTSAVPPVAPPAEAEPGGGGRHELWPAARAVLEANWSGRHTVPSRTLYPHQWSWDAAFIAIGLARLAPDRAWQDLRSLFLAQWPDGRVPHIVFDPGIAERDYFPGPGFWQVPLRRPGHPDGTGIVQPPAHALAVWELYQRAPDAVGLAQLRWFYPRLVAAQDYLLGRRDAGGGGLAAIVHPWESGLDNSPAWDTALAAVPADLTVLTGRQRHDNRVAAVAHRPTDEDYARFVALALAYRDHDYADDALADRHGFVVECPTFNALLGAAERALAAIAGVVGADPARHLARAGHITRAIDDRLWNPRTGMYHARDVRTGRLSPARCVNGLVPLILPDLPADRVAALVAVLGSDRFGMSAAMPVPSYDRTATDFDPVRYWRGPVWININWLLWRGLRAHGCATEADRLRAAMIDLVGRSGYYEYFHPVTGAGVGAAAFSWTAALLLDLLADGD; from the coding sequence ATGAGCATCATCGACACCACGACGTCGGCCGTACCGCCGGTCGCGCCACCCGCCGAGGCCGAGCCGGGCGGCGGTGGCCGGCACGAGCTGTGGCCGGCGGCCCGGGCCGTGCTCGAGGCCAACTGGTCCGGTCGCCACACGGTGCCGTCACGCACCCTCTACCCGCACCAGTGGAGCTGGGACGCCGCGTTCATCGCGATCGGGCTGGCCCGCCTCGCCCCGGACCGGGCGTGGCAGGATCTGCGCAGCCTGTTCCTGGCGCAGTGGCCGGACGGCCGGGTCCCGCACATCGTCTTCGATCCCGGCATCGCCGAACGGGACTACTTCCCGGGGCCCGGGTTCTGGCAGGTGCCGCTGCGCCGACCGGGCCACCCCGACGGTACGGGCATCGTCCAACCACCGGCGCACGCGCTGGCGGTCTGGGAGCTCTACCAGCGGGCCCCCGACGCCGTCGGCCTGGCCCAGCTCCGGTGGTTCTACCCCCGGCTGGTGGCGGCGCAGGACTACCTGCTGGGTCGCCGCGACGCCGGTGGCGGCGGGCTGGCCGCCATCGTGCACCCGTGGGAGTCGGGGCTGGACAACAGCCCGGCCTGGGACACGGCCCTGGCCGCCGTACCGGCCGACCTGACGGTCCTCACCGGGCGGCAGCGACACGACAACCGGGTCGCCGCGGTGGCGCACCGGCCGACCGACGAGGACTACGCCCGGTTCGTGGCACTCGCCCTGGCGTACCGCGACCACGACTACGCCGACGACGCGCTCGCCGACCGGCACGGCTTCGTCGTCGAATGCCCGACCTTCAACGCGCTGCTGGGTGCCGCCGAGCGGGCGCTGGCCGCGATCGCCGGCGTGGTCGGCGCCGATCCCGCCCGGCACCTGGCCCGGGCCGGGCACATCACCCGCGCGATCGACGATCGGCTGTGGAATCCGCGCACCGGCATGTACCACGCGCGTGACGTGCGGACCGGCCGGCTCAGCCCGGCCCGGTGCGTGAACGGACTGGTGCCGCTGATCCTGCCGGACCTGCCGGCCGACCGGGTGGCGGCGCTGGTGGCGGTGCTCGGGTCCGACCGGTTCGGGATGTCGGCGGCCATGCCGGTGCCCAGCTACGACCGGACCGCCACCGACTTCGACCCGGTGCGGTACTGGCGGGGTCCGGTCTGGATCAACATCAACTGGCTGCTCTGGCGTGGACTGCGCGCCCACGGCTGCGCCACCGAGGCCGACAGGCTGCGGGCGGCCATGATCGACCTGGTCGGCAGGTCCGGCTACTACGAGTACTTCCACCCGGTGACCGGGGCCGGGGTGGGCGCGGCGGCGTTCAGTTGGACCGCCGCCCTCCTGCTCGACCTGTTGGCCGATGGCGACTGA
- a CDS encoding aldo/keto reductase has protein sequence MPMLGFGTWQATGESGYRAVRAALDAGYRHLDTATMYGNEAEVGRAVRDSGLDRQEVFITTKLPPERLGQEAETLAASLAALATEYVDLWLIHWPPRGGAAVPTWREFIAQRDAGVVRAIGVSNYSLAQIDELIEQTGVRPAVNQVPWAPAMHDSRTLAEHQERDVVVEGYSPFRNTDLDDPLLVEVAGRHRVTPAQVVLRWHLQHGIVVIPKSVTPQRIVANADVFGFRLTPDEMAAIDQLRD, from the coding sequence ATGCCGATGCTGGGCTTCGGGACCTGGCAGGCGACGGGGGAGTCCGGCTACCGGGCGGTACGGGCCGCGCTGGACGCCGGTTACCGGCACCTGGACACCGCCACGATGTACGGCAACGAGGCCGAGGTCGGCCGGGCGGTCCGGGACAGCGGGCTGGACCGGCAGGAGGTCTTCATCACCACCAAGCTCCCGCCCGAGCGCCTCGGCCAGGAAGCGGAGACCCTCGCCGCCAGCCTGGCCGCGCTGGCGACGGAGTACGTCGACCTGTGGCTGATCCACTGGCCGCCGCGCGGTGGTGCCGCCGTACCCACCTGGCGGGAGTTCATCGCCCAACGCGACGCCGGGGTGGTGCGGGCGATCGGGGTCAGCAACTACAGCCTGGCCCAGATCGACGAACTCATCGAGCAGACCGGGGTACGCCCGGCGGTCAACCAGGTGCCGTGGGCGCCGGCGATGCACGACAGCCGTACGTTGGCCGAGCACCAGGAACGGGACGTGGTGGTGGAGGGGTACAGCCCGTTCCGCAACACCGACCTGGACGATCCACTGCTGGTCGAGGTGGCCGGGCGGCACCGCGTCACCCCGGCCCAGGTGGTGCTGCGGTGGCACCTGCAGCACGGCATCGTGGTGATCCCGAAGTCGGTGACGCCGCAGCGGATCGTCGCCAACGCCGACGTCTTCGGGTTCCGCCTCACCCCGGACGAGATGGCCGCCATCGACCAGCTGCGGGACTGA
- a CDS encoding transposase, with amino-acid sequence MSRTVKRAFRYRFYPTPGQAAELARTFGCVRLVYNKALAARTEAWTQRQERITYNQSSAMLTGWKKTDELAFLGDVSCVPLQQALRHLQTAFTNFWAKRARYPTFKSRKRSRRSAEYTTSAFRWRDGRLTLAKMSDPLDIVWSRPLPQGAVPSTVTVSQDAAGRWFVSLLCDDRIEPAPATSTVVGVDAGLDSLFTLSDGEKIPNPRHERRDRDRLARAQRNLARKAKGSANRARARLKVARIHARIADRRHDHLHKLTTRLVRDTQTIVIEDLTVRNMMANHSLARAVSDAGWRQFRSMLAYKADWCGRDLVVVDRWFPSTRLCSACGVLADRMPLQVRSWTCRCGQAHDRDVNAARNILAEGLSVIACGGGVRPHRESSSRTGRSSAKQEPPGVTQGIPIH; translated from the coding sequence GTGTCCAGGACCGTGAAGCGGGCGTTCAGGTACCGCTTCTACCCCACCCCCGGGCAGGCCGCAGAGCTCGCCCGGACGTTCGGCTGTGTCCGGCTGGTCTACAACAAGGCCCTGGCCGCCCGCACCGAGGCGTGGACCCAACGCCAGGAACGGATCACCTATAACCAGTCGTCGGCGATGCTGACCGGGTGGAAGAAGACCGACGAACTCGCGTTCCTCGGCGACGTCTCCTGCGTCCCTCTGCAGCAGGCGCTGCGGCATCTGCAGACCGCGTTCACCAACTTCTGGGCGAAACGCGCCCGGTATCCGACGTTCAAGTCGAGGAAGAGGTCGCGGCGGTCGGCGGAGTACACGACCAGCGCGTTCCGCTGGCGCGACGGCCGGCTCACCCTGGCGAAGATGTCTGATCCGTTGGACATCGTCTGGTCCCGGCCACTCCCGCAGGGTGCGGTGCCGTCGACGGTGACGGTGTCGCAGGACGCGGCGGGCCGTTGGTTCGTCTCCCTGCTCTGCGACGACCGGATCGAACCGGCCCCGGCCACCTCTACTGTGGTGGGGGTCGACGCCGGCCTCGACAGCCTGTTCACCCTCTCGGACGGGGAGAAGATCCCCAACCCGAGGCACGAACGCCGCGACCGCGATCGGCTGGCCCGCGCCCAACGCAACCTCGCCCGCAAGGCCAAAGGCTCGGCGAACCGGGCCAGAGCACGGCTGAAGGTCGCCCGCATCCATGCCCGGATCGCCGACCGCCGACACGACCACCTGCACAAACTCACTACTCGGCTCGTTCGTGACACCCAAACGATCGTGATCGAGGACCTGACCGTCCGCAACATGATGGCCAACCACAGTCTGGCCCGCGCCGTCTCGGACGCGGGCTGGCGGCAGTTCCGCAGCATGCTGGCCTACAAGGCGGACTGGTGCGGCCGGGACCTGGTGGTCGTGGACCGCTGGTTCCCGTCGACCCGGCTGTGCTCCGCCTGCGGCGTACTGGCTGACCGGATGCCGTTGCAGGTGCGGTCGTGGACCTGCCGGTGCGGGCAGGCCCATGACCGGGACGTGAACGCGGCCCGCAACATTCTCGCGGAGGGGCTCTCCGTGATTGCCTGTGGAGGCGGTGTAAGACCTCACCGGGAGTCCTCCTCTCGGACGGGGCGGTCGTCGGCGAAGCAGGAACCCCCTGGGGTGACCCAGGGAATCCCCATCCATTAG
- a CDS encoding nitrate- and nitrite sensing domain-containing protein yields MIPLIAVAALTVPIVVDRVALAARAADTVRSVQVGGRIGSLVQDLQLERLLAVGHLVGAVDRSRLVLHEAAITDRIADIRADLGAGIGPELDAAVAAVDDLAETRAGVLARTADSDQVMTTYGNLIVRLIDALHLVDAADVATAEGRQIVAFDAALRLDDAISSGASHMLLVVAERSPQAATRYAMSLVSTQENAARFSRFASADQVALYTLVEQAVDERLGSGFTDDSRSGARDGFTVDPTEALAGLSVDALFPSLESLIALGRFVERKIVIDVTVEVTERQNQILLTAYGVAAAAGLVLLSVVALSLVVARSVAQPLARLTSSANRVARLAEAELVRVADDETERPDPVRLDPVEVTATDEIGDLARAFDRVQRTAARLVERQVSGRRNVAQMFGHVGRRTQNLVNRQLAVIDRLEREETDPKRLQHLYRLDHISSRLRRNAGSLVVLSGSTGAEEHMAPLPVSDVIRLALGEIEDYTRVDVQAPAGFAIVPSAIADLVLLLAEVMENGTVFSPPHTRVTVGAAARGDGLRISVVDSGLGLSAQRLAEENARLTHRERLDLVPTELLGLFVVGRLARRHGIAVALDATAGGGVTVTVDLGPELLVPTVASTPAPPRRMPPPGPVPARPSPVGTAPVRPAPATPQPDRPATRTSVGTVGDVGADPRFDPAALHRATTSLDTGTPWNAFGTAAPGSSGAPGGADSDQATGAAGPAGSVPAATEPAESAPAGRGPLRQRVPGAQHPVGTGPAAVSDTPTDPGAARALLEEFEAGVRRAQQQVARDPAAQDPQVAGSARLTQRVPGASLPDRPTAAPTASASWPPDPQAAKDSLDAFESGVQRALTEITGHPQHGKGPDR; encoded by the coding sequence ATGATCCCGCTGATCGCTGTCGCCGCGCTGACCGTGCCGATCGTCGTCGACCGTGTCGCGCTGGCGGCCCGGGCGGCGGACACCGTACGGTCGGTGCAGGTCGGCGGGCGGATCGGCTCGCTCGTCCAGGACCTCCAGCTGGAACGGCTGCTCGCGGTCGGTCACCTGGTCGGCGCGGTCGACCGTTCCCGGCTCGTCCTGCACGAAGCCGCGATCACCGACCGGATCGCCGACATCCGGGCCGACCTCGGAGCCGGAATCGGCCCGGAGCTCGACGCGGCGGTGGCCGCGGTCGACGACCTCGCCGAGACCAGGGCCGGCGTCCTGGCGCGCACCGCCGACAGCGACCAGGTGATGACCACGTACGGCAATCTGATCGTGCGGCTCATCGACGCGTTGCACCTGGTCGACGCGGCCGACGTGGCCACCGCCGAGGGCCGGCAGATCGTGGCGTTCGACGCCGCGCTGCGCCTCGACGACGCGATCAGCTCCGGCGCGAGCCACATGCTGCTGGTCGTCGCCGAGCGCAGCCCGCAAGCGGCGACCCGGTACGCGATGAGCCTGGTCTCCACCCAGGAGAACGCCGCCCGGTTCAGTCGCTTCGCCTCCGCCGACCAGGTGGCGCTCTACACGCTGGTCGAGCAGGCCGTCGACGAGCGGCTCGGCAGCGGCTTCACCGACGACTCACGCAGCGGTGCCCGCGACGGGTTCACCGTCGACCCGACCGAGGCACTGGCCGGGCTGTCGGTCGACGCGCTCTTCCCCTCGTTGGAGTCGCTGATCGCACTCGGCCGGTTCGTCGAACGCAAGATCGTCATCGACGTCACCGTCGAGGTCACCGAACGACAGAACCAGATCCTGCTGACCGCGTACGGCGTGGCCGCCGCCGCCGGGCTGGTGCTGCTGTCGGTCGTCGCGCTCAGCCTGGTCGTCGCCCGCTCGGTCGCCCAGCCGTTGGCGCGGTTGACCAGTTCGGCGAACCGGGTCGCCCGACTCGCCGAGGCCGAACTGGTCCGGGTCGCCGACGACGAGACCGAACGGCCCGACCCGGTGCGACTGGATCCGGTCGAGGTGACCGCCACCGACGAGATCGGCGACCTGGCCCGCGCTTTCGACCGGGTCCAGCGCACCGCCGCCCGACTGGTCGAGCGGCAGGTCTCCGGCCGGCGCAACGTGGCGCAGATGTTCGGTCACGTCGGCCGACGGACCCAGAACCTGGTCAACCGGCAACTCGCGGTCATCGACCGGCTGGAACGCGAGGAGACCGATCCGAAGCGGCTGCAACATCTCTACCGGCTGGACCACATCTCCAGCCGACTGCGGCGCAACGCCGGCAGCCTGGTGGTGCTCTCCGGATCGACCGGAGCCGAGGAGCACATGGCGCCGCTGCCGGTCTCCGACGTCATCCGGCTCGCCCTCGGCGAGATCGAGGACTACACCCGGGTGGACGTACAGGCACCGGCCGGCTTCGCCATCGTGCCCTCGGCCATCGCGGACCTGGTGCTGCTGCTGGCCGAGGTGATGGAGAACGGGACGGTCTTTTCACCGCCGCACACCAGGGTGACGGTCGGCGCGGCGGCACGCGGCGACGGCCTGCGGATCAGCGTGGTGGACAGCGGGCTCGGCCTGTCGGCACAGCGGCTGGCCGAGGAGAACGCCCGACTGACCCACCGGGAACGTCTCGATCTGGTCCCCACCGAACTGCTCGGACTGTTCGTCGTCGGTCGGCTCGCCCGCCGGCACGGCATCGCGGTCGCGCTCGACGCCACGGCGGGTGGCGGGGTCACCGTGACCGTCGACCTCGGGCCGGAACTGCTGGTGCCGACCGTCGCCTCGACGCCGGCCCCACCGAGGCGGATGCCGCCGCCGGGGCCGGTCCCGGCGCGGCCGTCTCCGGTGGGCACGGCCCCGGTACGGCCGGCCCCGGCCACCCCACAGCCCGACCGGCCGGCGACGCGGACGTCGGTCGGCACCGTCGGCGACGTCGGGGCGGATCCCCGCTTCGACCCGGCGGCACTGCACCGGGCCACGACATCGCTCGACACCGGTACGCCATGGAACGCCTTCGGCACCGCCGCACCCGGCAGCTCCGGGGCACCCGGCGGTGCGGACAGCGACCAGGCCACGGGCGCAGCCGGTCCCGCCGGGTCGGTGCCAGCCGCGACTGAGCCGGCCGAGTCGGCCCCGGCCGGGCGCGGCCCGCTGCGGCAACGGGTCCCCGGTGCCCAGCATCCGGTCGGCACCGGCCCGGCGGCGGTCAGCGACACCCCGACCGACCCCGGGGCCGCGCGGGCCCTGCTCGAAGAGTTCGAAGCCGGCGTACGGCGGGCGCAGCAGCAGGTCGCGCGGGATCCGGCCGCGCAGGATCCGCAGGTGGCCGGGTCGGCGCGGCTGACCCAGCGCGTACCGGGCGCCAGCCTGCCCGACCGACCGACGGCCGCACCGACGGCCAGCGCCTCCTGGCCACCGGACCCGCAGGCCGCGAAGGACTCGTTGGACGCCTTCGAAAGCGGCGTCCAACGGGCACTCACCGAGATCACCGGACACCCTCAGCACGGCAAAGGACCAGACCGATGA
- a CDS encoding roadblock/LC7 domain-containing protein, which yields MNSPYTPDTAERPTPTPAGTANGPLSAEAQTFNWLLDSFTSSTAGVREAIAVSSDGLLMAMSAIQDRANAERLAAIVSGMTSLAGGAANWYSLGTLNRVVVDMADGYLLVSSISSGSVLGVVADRSASLGTVAYEMTLFAGRAGGALTPRLIAELKNSVQS from the coding sequence ATGAACAGCCCGTACACACCGGACACCGCCGAGCGCCCGACCCCGACCCCGGCCGGGACCGCGAACGGCCCGCTCAGCGCCGAGGCGCAGACCTTCAACTGGTTGCTGGACTCGTTCACCTCCAGCACCGCCGGCGTCCGGGAAGCCATCGCGGTCTCCTCGGACGGCCTGCTGATGGCGATGTCCGCGATCCAGGACCGGGCCAACGCCGAACGGTTGGCGGCGATCGTCTCCGGGATGACCAGCCTGGCCGGGGGTGCCGCCAACTGGTACTCCCTCGGCACCTTGAACCGGGTGGTGGTGGACATGGCCGACGGCTACCTGCTGGTCAGTTCGATCAGCAGCGGATCGGTACTGGGCGTGGTCGCCGACCGTTCGGCCAGCCTCGGCACCGTCGCGTACGAGATGACGTTGTTCGCCGGGCGCGCCGGTGGCGCGCTCACTCCCCGGTTGATCGCCGAGTTGAAGAACTCCGTCCAGTCGTGA
- a CDS encoding TMEM165/GDT1 family protein, with product MDGFLTATAISFGVIFIAELGDKSQLMAMTFATRFKMWPVLIGITAATAVVHLVSVGIGYGLGVALPTGWISLVAAVAFFGFALWTLRGDSLTDEESRRAQRTTRSAIIAVFTAFFLAELGDKTMLATITLATRHGWFGTWLGSTLGMVAADALAIVVGRMLGRRLPERVVAYGAAALFVLFGCWLLVEAVRELTG from the coding sequence ATGGACGGGTTCCTGACCGCCACCGCGATCAGCTTCGGCGTGATCTTCATAGCTGAGCTGGGCGACAAGTCCCAGTTGATGGCGATGACCTTCGCCACCCGGTTCAAGATGTGGCCGGTCCTGATCGGGATCACCGCGGCCACCGCCGTCGTGCACCTGGTGTCCGTCGGCATCGGGTACGGCCTCGGCGTGGCGCTGCCCACCGGCTGGATCTCCCTGGTCGCGGCGGTGGCGTTCTTCGGGTTCGCGCTCTGGACGCTGCGCGGCGACTCGCTCACCGACGAGGAGTCCCGGCGGGCGCAGCGCACCACCCGGTCGGCGATCATCGCCGTGTTCACGGCGTTCTTCCTCGCCGAGCTGGGCGACAAGACGATGCTCGCCACCATCACCCTGGCCACCCGGCACGGCTGGTTCGGTACCTGGCTCGGGTCGACCCTCGGCATGGTGGCGGCCGACGCGTTGGCCATCGTGGTTGGCCGGATGCTGGGCAGGCGACTGCCCGAGCGGGTCGTCGCCTACGGCGCCGCCGCCCTGTTCGTGCTGTTCGGCTGCTGGCTGCTGGTCGAGGCGGTCCGGGAACTGACCGGCTGA
- a CDS encoding DUF742 domain-containing protein, with protein sequence MTRSPFGADDPAEPPVRIRPYLRTPPVDGAGPDDGRGGTGHPVPPPAAPAGAGAGPTGAPTAASGLRPFVLTAGRVAGADPDIGLETQVTARVPDMFAPAAPLHSLAPELQAIIALAADPISVAELSARLGLHLGVTRVLVGDLRATDHLDVHVPDVEAPADADTILRVIRGLRAIS encoded by the coding sequence GTGACCCGGTCGCCGTTCGGGGCGGACGATCCGGCCGAGCCGCCTGTGCGGATCCGCCCCTACCTGCGTACCCCGCCGGTCGACGGAGCCGGACCGGACGACGGTCGTGGTGGTACCGGGCATCCGGTTCCACCGCCGGCCGCCCCGGCTGGCGCGGGAGCCGGCCCGACCGGCGCCCCGACTGCGGCGTCCGGGCTGCGGCCGTTCGTGCTCACCGCCGGCCGGGTCGCCGGCGCCGACCCGGACATCGGGTTGGAGACCCAGGTCACCGCGCGGGTGCCGGACATGTTCGCGCCCGCGGCACCGCTGCACAGCCTGGCACCCGAACTTCAGGCGATCATCGCGCTCGCCGCTGACCCGATCTCCGTGGCGGAACTCTCCGCCCGGCTGGGGCTGCACCTCGGGGTGACCCGGGTGCTGGTCGGTGACCTGCGGGCAACCGATCATCTCGACGTGCACGTACCCGACGTCGAGGCCCCTGCCGATGCCGACACCATCCTGCGAGTGATCCGTGGACTTCGTGCCATCTCCTGA
- a CDS encoding cupin domain-containing protein, with translation MEHFTIATVAEQSPDFRRVLWTGEHSQLVIMTIPPGGEIGEEVHDEIDQILTFVSGVGEALVAGERREVAQGDLVAVPAGTKHNFRNTGPNPLVLYTVYGPPEHADGAVHHTKEEADAAEESGQDEPPNS, from the coding sequence ATGGAGCACTTCACGATCGCCACCGTCGCTGAGCAGAGTCCGGACTTCCGGCGGGTGCTCTGGACCGGTGAGCATTCCCAGCTTGTGATCATGACCATCCCGCCGGGCGGCGAGATCGGCGAGGAGGTCCACGACGAGATCGACCAGATCCTCACCTTCGTCAGCGGCGTCGGTGAGGCGTTGGTGGCCGGTGAGCGCCGGGAGGTCGCCCAGGGCGACCTGGTGGCGGTCCCGGCCGGTACGAAGCACAACTTCCGCAACACCGGGCCCAACCCGCTGGTCCTCTACACGGTGTACGGGCCGCCGGAGCACGCCGACGGCGCCGTCCACCACACCAAGGAGGAAGCCGACGCGGCCGAGGAGTCCGGCCAGGACGAGCCGCCGAACTCCTGA